From one Gracilibacillus salinarum genomic stretch:
- a CDS encoding PLP-dependent aspartate aminotransferase family protein yields the protein MTNPFQFPGSETNLLHGGQQVDPATNARAVPIYQTTSYVFNNTEHAQNLFALAEMGNIYSRIMNPTVDVFEQRIALLEDGVAAVGTASGASAITLAILNLANAGDEIVADSNLYGGTYNLFNTTLPKYGINVKFVDGTNPDNFRDAITDKTKAVYGEVITNPSLHVLDIEAVADIAHENGVPLIIDNTFATPYVCKPISWGADIVVHSATKWIGGHGTSIGGIVVDSGRFNWNSDRFPGFTEPDDSYNGIRFGIDIGPPAFAIKLRVQLLRDIGPSLSPQNAFYFLQGLETLHLRVKRHSENTEAVAHYLKNHPQVEWVSYPGLEDHPSHTLAKKYFCNLFGSMIVFGIKGGRETGRKVIDHVQLWSHVANVGDAKSLIIHPASTTHQQLSKEELKKSGVTEELIRLSVGIETAEDIIADLDQAIAVATESEPTISTGAEKAISWALSSPLARENGDIRPKTIAVAGSIEESEALSKLSKLGYHITEADQADGEIDILYILNQKEAAAAYTNQAKIIWFAEGQTEPAVKEKAEANGQVVVENKCPFYEADRLRRGE from the coding sequence TACTTCTTATGTATTCAACAACACCGAGCATGCCCAAAATCTTTTTGCTCTAGCAGAAATGGGCAATATTTATTCACGTATCATGAATCCAACGGTCGACGTCTTCGAACAGCGTATTGCTTTATTAGAAGATGGCGTTGCAGCTGTTGGCACTGCTTCAGGTGCATCTGCTATTACACTCGCCATTCTGAATCTGGCCAATGCTGGTGATGAAATTGTAGCAGACAGCAATTTGTATGGCGGGACTTACAACCTGTTTAACACAACTTTACCTAAATACGGTATTAACGTGAAGTTCGTCGATGGTACCAATCCTGATAATTTCAGAGATGCGATCACGGACAAGACAAAAGCTGTCTATGGTGAAGTGATTACCAACCCTAGCTTACATGTACTTGATATCGAAGCAGTCGCAGACATCGCTCATGAAAATGGCGTACCACTTATCATCGATAATACCTTTGCTACTCCATATGTGTGCAAACCAATTAGCTGGGGAGCTGACATTGTCGTGCACTCCGCTACCAAATGGATTGGCGGACACGGAACTTCCATCGGTGGGATTGTGGTAGACAGTGGACGATTTAATTGGAATAGTGACCGATTCCCTGGTTTTACCGAACCGGATGATTCGTATAATGGTATTCGCTTCGGAATTGATATTGGGCCACCGGCATTTGCGATTAAACTTCGAGTCCAATTGCTAAGAGATATTGGTCCATCATTAAGCCCGCAGAATGCTTTTTATTTCTTACAAGGTCTTGAAACGTTGCATTTAAGAGTGAAACGTCATAGTGAGAATACCGAAGCTGTTGCGCATTACCTGAAAAATCATCCACAAGTGGAATGGGTTTCTTATCCTGGACTCGAGGATCACCCTTCCCACACATTAGCAAAAAAATATTTTTGTAACCTTTTTGGTTCTATGATCGTCTTTGGTATAAAGGGTGGTAGAGAAACTGGACGAAAAGTGATAGATCATGTACAATTATGGTCTCATGTTGCCAATGTGGGTGATGCGAAATCATTAATTATTCATCCAGCATCCACTACTCACCAGCAATTGTCGAAGGAAGAATTGAAGAAATCTGGTGTTACAGAAGAATTAATTCGCCTTTCTGTAGGTATTGAAACAGCTGAAGATATTATCGCGGACTTAGATCAGGCGATAGCCGTTGCAACAGAGAGCGAACCAACTATTTCAACGGGTGCAGAGAAAGCCATTTCCTGGGCATTATCTTCCCCACTTGCGAGAGAGAATGGCGATATTCGTCCGAAGACCATCGCAGTGGCTGGCTCAATCGAAGAATCGGAAGCACTCAGCAAATTATCTAAATTAGGTTATCACATCACCGAAGCCGATCAAGCAGACGGTGAGATTGATATATTATACATTTTAAATCAAAAAGAAGCAGCTGCTGCTTATACAAACCAAGCCAAAATCATCTGGTTTGCTGAAGGGCAGACAGAACCTGCTGTAAAAGAGAAGGCGGAAGCAAACGGACAAGTCGTTGTCGAGAACAAATGCCCATTTTATGAGGCAGACCGCTTGCGCCGAGGAGAGTAA
- a CDS encoding SGNH/GDSL hydrolase family protein — translation MRKKVLMLVVLLIAAITVVVYFNWPSDPQEHSNTTDETTNNQTESEDETAEEEQTEEPEEDSSISSHVREAVMEALHFFKKDAHIVAIGDSLTQGVGDEEENGGYVGVLEEQLDNQSINVSIDNFGKRGNRTDHLLKRLEQEEIQDSLKKADTVLITIGANDIMKIMKDNFVNLTEEPFIEGRGPYGERLTAIFDKITSLQPDAKIYLIGFFNPFEQYFGEIEALNQIITRWNNKSLEVTNQFEQVQYIPMQDVFQNETENVYADDNFHPNHRGYQLIAERVITYLENNLRQAEEE, via the coding sequence ATGAGGAAAAAGGTATTAATGCTGGTCGTATTACTGATTGCTGCGATCACGGTGGTTGTTTATTTTAATTGGCCATCAGATCCGCAAGAACATTCAAACACGACCGACGAGACAACAAATAATCAGACAGAATCAGAGGACGAAACCGCTGAAGAGGAACAAACTGAAGAACCAGAAGAAGACAGCTCGATTTCTTCACACGTCCGTGAGGCAGTGATGGAAGCTCTTCATTTCTTCAAAAAAGATGCACATATTGTCGCTATTGGGGATTCGTTGACACAAGGTGTTGGAGACGAGGAAGAAAACGGTGGATATGTTGGTGTCTTAGAAGAGCAGCTTGATAACCAGAGCATTAATGTTTCCATCGATAATTTCGGAAAACGCGGTAATCGTACCGATCATTTATTAAAACGACTGGAACAAGAAGAAATTCAAGATTCCCTTAAAAAAGCTGATACGGTCTTAATTACGATCGGTGCTAATGATATCATGAAAATAATGAAGGATAATTTCGTAAACCTTACGGAGGAACCTTTTATTGAAGGACGAGGACCATACGGAGAACGGCTTACAGCTATTTTTGATAAGATCACGTCATTACAGCCAGATGCCAAGATTTATTTAATTGGTTTTTTCAATCCATTCGAACAATATTTCGGTGAAATTGAAGCATTAAATCAAATCATCACCAGATGGAACAACAAAAGTTTAGAAGTAACCAACCAATTCGAACAGGTGCAATATATACCAATGCAGGACGTTTTTCAGAACGAAACAGAGAATGTTTACGCTGATGATAATTTCCACCCGAATCATCGTGGCTATCAGTTAATTGCGGAACGTGTTATTACCTATCTGGAAAATAACTTACGACAAGCAGAAGAAGAATAA
- a CDS encoding YpmS family protein, protein MAEKKVRNWRKLFITLVSINLALLLAIVLFIFWPAPSAEEPEQVFIEDEAGAEFTIRSSKSNLNELVNAYIDKLPKLGENIQYTVKFDEQVHLMGTIEAFSSEVPVNIKFEPQVQQNGDIILQATGMSLGLLRLPEDRILQYVSSRVETPEWITIDPKEEQIYIAVTQMNLDSNFRVRAQQIDLANDNISFRIKIPNATLGL, encoded by the coding sequence ATGGCAGAAAAAAAAGTGAGGAACTGGAGAAAATTATTTATTACGTTAGTATCGATTAACCTGGCTTTGCTTTTGGCAATTGTACTGTTTATTTTCTGGCCAGCTCCGAGTGCTGAAGAGCCGGAACAAGTATTTATTGAGGATGAAGCAGGTGCAGAATTCACCATTCGTTCGAGCAAATCGAATTTGAACGAACTGGTCAATGCATATATCGATAAATTACCGAAGCTTGGCGAGAATATTCAGTATACCGTTAAATTCGATGAACAAGTACATTTAATGGGAACGATTGAGGCTTTTTCAAGTGAAGTTCCCGTCAATATAAAATTCGAACCGCAAGTCCAGCAAAATGGTGACATCATTTTGCAAGCAACCGGAATGTCTCTTGGCTTATTACGGTTACCAGAGGATCGGATTTTGCAATATGTCAGCAGTCGCGTCGAAACACCGGAATGGATTACGATCGATCCTAAAGAAGAACAGATCTACATTGCTGTCACACAAATGAACTTAGACAGCAACTTCCGAGTGCGTGCCCAACAAATTGACCTGGCGAATGACAATATCTCCTTCCGCATTAAAATTCCTAATGCTACTTTGGGGTTATAG
- a CDS encoding response regulator transcription factor — protein MIRVLFVDDHEMVRIGVSAYLTTQEDIDVIAEAENGQDAVDLALSLRPDVILMDLVMDGMDGIEATRQIIAKWPEAKILIVTSFIDDDKVYPALEAGATSYLLKTSKADVIARAIRDTYNGESVLEKEVTAKMMAKFSSSHDVPLHDSLTKREMEILLLIAEGKTNQEIADQLFIALKTAKVHVSNILSKLEVQDRTQAAVYVYQNNLL, from the coding sequence ATGATTCGCGTCTTATTTGTTGATGATCATGAGATGGTTCGGATCGGAGTCAGTGCATATTTAACGACACAGGAAGATATTGACGTAATCGCTGAAGCGGAAAATGGCCAGGATGCGGTTGATTTAGCGTTATCCTTGCGTCCGGATGTGATCTTGATGGATCTTGTTATGGACGGGATGGATGGCATTGAAGCGACCAGGCAGATTATCGCGAAGTGGCCAGAGGCAAAAATCTTAATCGTGACCAGTTTTATTGATGATGACAAAGTGTATCCTGCCTTAGAAGCAGGCGCCACCAGCTATCTGTTGAAGACGTCCAAGGCAGACGTGATTGCGAGAGCGATTCGTGATACCTATAATGGAGAGTCTGTATTGGAAAAAGAAGTGACAGCAAAAATGATGGCGAAGTTCTCCTCCTCTCATGATGTGCCGCTTCATGACAGTCTGACAAAAAGAGAGATGGAAATCCTGCTGTTAATTGCTGAAGGGAAGACAAACCAGGAGATTGCTGATCAGCTATTTATCGCTTTGAAAACAGCGAAAGTACATGTCAGCAACATCCTCAGTAAGCTCGAAGTGCAGGACCGCACACAAGCAGCTGTCTATGTGTATCAAAATAATTTATTGTAA
- a CDS encoding sensor histidine kinase, whose amino-acid sequence MKLYTRMIATTTLLAFLLLLILTVFYYLAFPIHNWQLLWTHKVMEIPVVLMMPAVTILFGIVIGIIIAAVWQRRIHFIENSLHRVLNNQSVADPVSYEEMTDVLSRLRDVQQYIQDQTKRTQKLIEERATAQEETINQVISEERNRLARELHDSVSQELFAASMLVSAVLAANIEQDEKTTKQLHQIEAMIQQAQLEMRALLLHLRPVLLKDKTLNEGMEQLLEELHAKVPMDINWRLETIEVNKGMEDQLFRILQEAISNALRHAKASLVEVLLMERDDFLILRISDNGIGFDVEEKQHNSYGLTNMYERAAEIGARLNIVSLENEGTKIEIRVPLMSEEGEKE is encoded by the coding sequence ATGAAGTTATATACCAGGATGATTGCGACGACGACTTTACTCGCTTTCCTGCTGCTGCTGATTTTGACCGTCTTTTATTATTTAGCATTTCCGATTCATAATTGGCAACTGCTGTGGACACATAAAGTGATGGAAATTCCAGTTGTGCTGATGATGCCAGCGGTCACTATTTTGTTTGGTATTGTCATCGGTATTATTATCGCCGCGGTTTGGCAACGTCGCATTCATTTTATCGAAAATAGTCTGCATCGTGTATTAAATAACCAATCGGTTGCCGATCCTGTATCCTATGAGGAGATGACCGATGTATTGAGTCGTTTAAGGGACGTGCAGCAATACATTCAGGATCAAACGAAGCGGACACAAAAATTGATTGAAGAACGAGCAACGGCACAGGAAGAGACCATCAATCAAGTCATCTCAGAGGAACGCAATCGCTTGGCCAGAGAATTGCACGATTCCGTCAGTCAAGAACTGTTTGCCGCGTCCATGCTGGTGTCAGCTGTACTGGCTGCCAATATCGAACAAGACGAAAAAACCACGAAGCAATTACACCAGATCGAAGCGATGATTCAGCAGGCCCAACTGGAAATGCGTGCATTATTGCTGCATTTACGACCAGTATTGTTAAAAGACAAAACATTGAATGAAGGAATGGAGCAATTACTTGAAGAACTCCATGCCAAGGTGCCGATGGATATCAATTGGCGCTTAGAAACAATTGAAGTGAACAAAGGGATGGAAGATCAGCTGTTCCGGATTTTGCAAGAGGCGATCTCTAATGCACTACGTCATGCGAAGGCGTCATTAGTCGAAGTTTTGCTAATGGAACGGGATGATTTTCTTATATTGCGAATTTCGGATAATGGAATCGGATTTGATGTAGAGGAAAAACAGCATAACTCCTACGGTCTTACCAATATGTATGAGCGTGCTGCTGAAATAGGGGCTCGTCTCAATATTGTCAGTTTGGAGAACGAAGGAACAAAGATAGAAATTCGTGTACCACTAATGAGCGAAGAAGGTGAGAAGGAATGA
- the liaF gene encoding cell wall-active antibiotics response protein LiaF — translation MSKKTGYDLMQLLLIIGAVFLLIELIFIDVGLLFLIAIGAVAIYFGRRSFKSTTGKTIFWGGVFFVIIAILQTFAIRFFIFAIIIYLVWQWYQQKQKENQGLPQFIDITEETLYEDQMIQNKWFGKYQTTKNGFSWQDLNIQSGIGDTQVDLNNTMLPNEENVMVIRHFAGKIKVIVPYDVEVTIDHSVIFGDIHAFDHQKKNVFNRHVQLQTKGYRQSRQKVKIYTQMIVGKLEVRRG, via the coding sequence ATGTCAAAAAAGACAGGCTATGATTTAATGCAATTATTATTAATCATAGGTGCGGTATTTTTGTTAATTGAATTAATTTTCATCGATGTAGGTCTGCTTTTCTTGATCGCAATCGGAGCGGTGGCGATCTATTTCGGCAGACGATCTTTTAAAAGTACGACTGGCAAAACGATTTTCTGGGGTGGTGTATTCTTCGTTATCATTGCGATCCTGCAGACGTTTGCGATACGTTTTTTTATTTTTGCAATTATAATCTATTTGGTATGGCAGTGGTATCAGCAAAAGCAAAAAGAAAATCAAGGGCTGCCGCAATTTATCGATATCACCGAAGAGACGTTATACGAAGACCAGATGATTCAAAACAAATGGTTTGGTAAATACCAGACAACGAAAAACGGTTTTTCCTGGCAGGATTTAAACATCCAGTCGGGAATTGGTGATACTCAGGTGGATTTAAATAATACGATGTTGCCAAATGAAGAGAATGTCATGGTGATACGCCACTTTGCCGGAAAAATTAAAGTGATTGTCCCTTATGATGTCGAAGTCACGATTGATCATTCTGTCATTTTCGGTGACATCCATGCCTTTGATCATCAGAAGAAAAATGTGTTCAATCGACATGTCCAGCTGCAAACAAAAGGCTATCGTCAATCTCGCCAAAAAGTGAAAATCTATACACAGATGATCGTTGGAAAGCTTGAGGTGAGAAGAGGATGA
- a CDS encoding PspA/IM30 family protein, whose product MANLFSRMKDTVMADLHEAMDRKEEKNPIAHVNQYIRECEQEVKKIKRLVEKQYEIKHDIAKELTQAKTMVEKRKRQIQLAEEMQEAELAKEAQVELEQFEARVIQLNEMSDKAIKDLETLESKYVQMKQKLKDLYVKRLELRSRENIARTKQGMNKVLETELVSKSVSKFAELESYIERIEQRVQTEHRLHTLDARFQELEKRATTTN is encoded by the coding sequence ATGGCAAACTTATTTTCACGCATGAAAGACACAGTGATGGCAGATTTACACGAAGCAATGGATCGGAAAGAGGAAAAAAATCCAATCGCACATGTAAACCAGTATATTCGTGAATGCGAGCAGGAAGTAAAGAAAATTAAACGACTAGTTGAAAAACAATATGAAATAAAGCACGATATCGCAAAAGAATTAACGCAGGCAAAAACGATGGTAGAAAAACGCAAGCGTCAAATTCAACTAGCAGAAGAAATGCAGGAAGCGGAATTAGCCAAAGAAGCACAAGTGGAATTAGAACAATTTGAAGCGCGGGTCATTCAGTTGAACGAAATGTCGGACAAAGCGATAAAAGATTTGGAAACGTTAGAATCAAAATATGTGCAAATGAAGCAAAAATTAAAGGACCTTTATGTGAAACGTCTTGAATTACGAAGCAGAGAAAATATTGCCCGCACGAAACAAGGCATGAACAAAGTGCTCGAAACAGAGCTAGTTTCCAAAAGTGTATCCAAATTCGCCGAGCTCGAAAGCTATATTGAGCGTATCGAACAACGCGTTCAAACAGAGCACCGCCTGCACACTTTGGATGCCCGTTTTCAAGAATTAGAAAAAAGAGCTACAACAACTAACTAA
- a CDS encoding lmo0954 family membrane protein, giving the protein MRTFLLISLAVIAAIILLANIGPMIMLLISLVIAYYGVKKFITADTTGSKVGWGIVILIGVSMSISNIPALIGVVAMVVLYYTYKKWKQEKEYEDYLEWDKL; this is encoded by the coding sequence ATGAGAACATTTCTACTCATTAGTTTAGCGGTGATCGCTGCCATTATCTTACTAGCCAATATTGGCCCGATGATTATGCTGTTGATCAGTCTGGTCATTGCTTATTACGGAGTGAAAAAATTCATCACGGCCGACACAACCGGTTCGAAAGTTGGGTGGGGGATTGTCATTCTGATCGGTGTATCGATGTCGATTTCAAACATCCCAGCCTTGATCGGTGTGGTTGCAATGGTTGTGTTGTATTACACATACAAAAAATGGAAGCAAGAGAAAGAATACGAAGATTACTTAGAGTGGGACAAGCTGTAA
- a CDS encoding nuclear transport factor 2 family protein, whose product MNVDVKEKAVSFLQLVVSNRIREAYQQYISASFRHHNPYFPGDADSLMLAMEENASQSPAKILDIKLVIQEVEKVVVYSHIRQNQGDPGAAAVHIFRFENGKIVEMWDIGQPVPEESKNENGMF is encoded by the coding sequence ATGAATGTTGATGTAAAGGAAAAAGCTGTATCATTTTTACAACTCGTCGTATCAAATAGAATTCGTGAGGCATACCAGCAATACATAAGTGCTTCATTCCGCCACCATAATCCCTACTTTCCAGGTGATGCAGATTCACTTATGCTGGCGATGGAAGAGAATGCATCACAAAGTCCGGCAAAAATTTTGGACATTAAACTCGTCATTCAGGAAGTAGAAAAAGTTGTCGTCTATTCCCATATCAGACAGAACCAAGGTGATCCAGGCGCTGCAGCTGTTCATATCTTTCGCTTTGAAAACGGCAAAATTGTTGAAATGTGGGACATTGGACAGCCTGTTCCGGAAGAAAGTAAAAACGAAAACGGAATGTTTTAA
- a CDS encoding DUF3889 domain-containing protein gives MYPYYNYGYTNSYMMRPQTLNGTATWTNGGNVTKCGIPWSYNQYMTVAVSSNSSFQCGQTLKVTNPQNGREAIVTVVDTVPNVPANQLNLHQRAFQILANPSVGVLPVQFQASPEVEQEKWGKYLLEVTQTAYPNYNVTDYGFVERTPVTNDQVKEVYDFYLTNGQEQLTVRGTVVYNPMTNRVVSFGITEL, from the coding sequence ATGTATCCCTATTACAATTATGGTTACACCAATTCTTATATGATGAGACCTCAAACCCTTAATGGAACAGCAACTTGGACAAATGGCGGCAATGTTACCAAATGCGGTATTCCGTGGTCTTATAATCAATATATGACAGTGGCGGTCAGCAGTAATTCCAGCTTTCAATGTGGGCAGACGCTTAAAGTGACCAATCCCCAGAATGGCAGAGAGGCAATTGTGACAGTGGTGGACACTGTGCCAAATGTACCGGCAAACCAATTGAATTTACATCAACGAGCATTTCAGATATTGGCGAATCCAAGTGTCGGTGTGCTTCCTGTACAATTTCAGGCATCCCCTGAGGTTGAACAGGAAAAATGGGGCAAGTATTTATTAGAAGTGACGCAGACAGCCTATCCGAATTATAATGTGACCGATTATGGATTCGTAGAAAGGACGCCTGTAACCAACGACCAAGTCAAAGAAGTGTACGATTTTTATCTCACAAACGGCCAGGAGCAATTAACGGTGAGAGGAACGGTTGTCTACAATCCCATGACAAATCGTGTGGTTTCGTTTGGAATTACGGAATTATAG
- a CDS encoding zinc ribbon domain-containing protein: protein MIKILFSLGTIAIVLSVLIGIMSGHFIMFLLYTFIGIVIGMLLFAVAEIIDNQEVIMNELFAQRKLANAERKKIIQCPRCNSEYDDTRVSCPYCGAK from the coding sequence GTGATAAAAATACTATTTAGTCTTGGAACTATCGCCATCGTTCTAAGTGTGCTTATCGGGATTATGTCAGGCCACTTTATAATGTTTCTGCTTTATACTTTTATCGGCATTGTTATTGGGATGCTGCTCTTCGCAGTTGCAGAGATCATCGATAACCAGGAAGTAATCATGAACGAACTGTTTGCACAGAGAAAATTAGCCAACGCCGAACGAAAGAAAATCATCCAATGCCCGAGGTGTAATAGTGAATACGATGACACACGCGTCTCTTGTCCCTACTGTGGTGCTAAATAA
- a CDS encoding AraC family transcriptional regulator, with amino-acid sequence MAETPIEFHEEHVPGFLIHHKQDPSQMNVFHRHQGYEIVWLKAGEALYVFEEKVYHLRKNTILLFKSSEFHRVSLRDGAAYERVVVMFTADFFSFDHVLLKSFFHFMDQLPFPHFKLDLFVWDTDTFQAMIDNLLFESNHKNNWQQKAALEIYLMELILFLSRSMNIDQQANHKLDRVSEQQNPVDFHDQIVKEINEVWNTEWRLDTIAEHLHISKFYLCRFFKKEFGVTIQEYILQRRLFEANRLLTESSLTVHEISEHVGFQSASSFIRRFKERNRVTPNQYRKKQQALRDSK; translated from the coding sequence ATGGCAGAAACACCGATTGAGTTCCATGAAGAGCATGTCCCGGGCTTTCTTATTCATCACAAACAGGATCCATCACAAATGAACGTCTTTCATAGACATCAAGGCTATGAAATTGTTTGGTTAAAAGCAGGAGAAGCCTTGTACGTATTTGAAGAGAAAGTGTATCATTTACGGAAAAATACTATTCTGCTTTTCAAAAGCTCGGAATTTCACCGGGTAAGCTTACGGGATGGTGCAGCATATGAAAGAGTAGTTGTGATGTTTACTGCTGACTTTTTTTCGTTTGATCATGTGCTGCTCAAATCTTTTTTTCATTTCATGGATCAATTGCCTTTTCCGCATTTTAAGCTGGATTTATTTGTTTGGGATACCGATACATTTCAAGCGATGATCGATAACCTTTTGTTTGAAAGTAATCATAAAAACAACTGGCAACAGAAAGCGGCTCTCGAGATTTATCTGATGGAATTGATCCTGTTTCTAAGCCGTTCAATGAACATCGATCAACAAGCCAATCATAAGCTCGATCGTGTTAGTGAGCAGCAAAATCCGGTAGATTTCCATGATCAGATCGTCAAGGAAATCAATGAAGTCTGGAACACAGAATGGCGATTGGATACCATAGCTGAACATTTGCATATCAGTAAGTTCTATCTGTGCCGTTTTTTCAAAAAAGAATTTGGTGTCACCATTCAGGAATATATTCTGCAGCGACGATTATTTGAAGCAAACCGTCTGCTGACGGAGTCTTCTTTAACTGTTCATGAGATTTCGGAGCATGTTGGATTTCAGTCCGCTTCCAGTTTTATTAGAAGGTTTAAGGAGCGAAATCGTGTGACACCGAATCAGTACCGGAAGAAACAACAAGCGCTGCGTGATAGCAAATGA
- a CDS encoding pectinesterase family protein, which translates to MRYNIAELESQYKQTIDSIVDPEHKATPGRPVYRSIQEAVDGLAESGGCIFIAKGVYREKLIINKASVTLIGECRDQTIVTYDVASGSEKTDGSTYGTFGSASVIVQQPNFTAVNLTFENRFDFMKEYLKKDNDPSKMKNLQAVAFRTADQSDHTKLENCYFKGYQDTLLVDQGAHYFDKCIIEGAIDFIFGAGQAVFEKCEIVSLNLQDSIHNGFVTAASTSIEVPYGYLFDQCRLQRESNQMPDHTVYLGRPWHPGGDPDAIASVLFYQCEIDAHIKEEGWTEMGGFSPLDARLYEYNNQGTGAVINPNRRSISQQEAEKWRQHLSKICVR; encoded by the coding sequence ATGCGTTATAATATTGCAGAACTAGAATCACAATATAAGCAAACGATTGATAGTATTGTAGACCCAGAGCACAAGGCAACTCCAGGTAGGCCGGTTTACCGAAGTATTCAGGAAGCGGTAGATGGTCTCGCTGAATCAGGTGGTTGTATTTTTATTGCAAAAGGTGTGTATCGGGAGAAATTGATAATCAACAAAGCATCTGTAACGTTGATCGGTGAGTGCCGTGATCAGACCATTGTAACCTATGATGTGGCAAGTGGTAGTGAAAAAACAGATGGCTCGACATATGGTACGTTTGGAAGTGCTAGTGTCATCGTTCAGCAGCCGAATTTTACAGCGGTTAATCTGACGTTTGAAAATCGTTTTGATTTCATGAAGGAATATCTGAAAAAGGATAATGATCCATCCAAAATGAAAAACTTACAGGCTGTTGCTTTTCGTACAGCAGATCAGAGTGATCATACGAAACTGGAAAACTGTTATTTCAAAGGATATCAGGATACGTTGCTTGTTGATCAGGGAGCGCACTATTTTGATAAGTGTATCATCGAAGGAGCAATTGATTTTATTTTTGGTGCTGGTCAGGCTGTTTTTGAAAAATGTGAGATTGTATCCTTAAATCTTCAGGATTCTATTCATAATGGCTTTGTCACAGCTGCCAGTACTTCGATTGAGGTGCCTTATGGATATTTGTTCGATCAGTGCCGATTGCAGAGAGAATCGAATCAAATGCCGGATCATACGGTATATTTAGGGAGACCGTGGCATCCAGGCGGAGATCCGGATGCGATAGCGAGTGTACTATTTTACCAATGTGAGATAGACGCTCATATTAAAGAGGAAGGCTGGACCGAAATGGGTGGCTTCTCTCCTTTGGATGCCAGATTATATGAATATAATAATCAAGGTACAGGGGCTGTAATCAATCCGAACAGGAGAAGTATATCTCAGCAGGAAGCGGAGAAATGGCGCCAGCATCTAAGCAAGATTTGTGTTCGGTAA